The following coding sequences lie in one Bifidobacterium sp. ESL0690 genomic window:
- a CDS encoding AraC family transcriptional regulator, which translates to MVRLAAQSSTFHISEDLDYAPTLEQNNRQNLGFPTAYPAIIQLHEEMPAQDVPLHWHRGPEFLFAKHGCVQMLIDGYSTRITDGQCCLVSPDAFHAIHPVPHANSQSVLSVTFDDQRLDAMSPNLCNTRIMQCTPIGEGTDYPDETMTKLCEELIKAMDDTNSDLRLVNVNRTLFTLLGHIYSTYSVENESERLEQADNVDDNIKPIVNFMERHYSSTLSIAEVAEEFGYSPEYFSRFFSEHAGMGPKQYLTGIRLRHCTDELLMTDDTIETIAANNGLSAKSLVRTIQKRYRVSPTQFRQQNRMKP; encoded by the coding sequence ATGGTTCGACTTGCGGCACAATCCTCGACATTTCACATCTCCGAGGACCTCGATTACGCACCGACGCTGGAGCAGAACAACCGGCAGAATCTAGGATTTCCCACCGCCTATCCAGCAATTATCCAACTTCACGAAGAAATGCCCGCGCAGGACGTGCCCCTACACTGGCACCGCGGCCCAGAATTCCTCTTTGCAAAACACGGCTGCGTGCAAATGCTCATCGACGGGTACTCCACGCGCATCACCGATGGCCAGTGCTGCCTGGTAAGTCCTGATGCCTTCCATGCCATCCATCCCGTTCCGCACGCGAACAGCCAGAGCGTACTTTCGGTGACTTTTGACGACCAGAGACTTGACGCGATGAGCCCCAATCTCTGCAACACACGAATCATGCAATGTACCCCGATCGGCGAGGGAACGGATTACCCGGACGAAACCATGACCAAATTGTGCGAAGAACTGATCAAAGCAATGGATGACACGAATTCCGACCTGCGTCTGGTCAACGTCAACCGAACCCTGTTCACACTTCTCGGCCATATCTATTCGACATATTCCGTGGAAAACGAATCAGAACGTCTTGAACAGGCCGATAACGTTGACGACAATATCAAACCGATTGTCAACTTCATGGAACGCCATTACTCCAGCACGTTATCGATTGCCGAAGTGGCCGAGGAATTCGGGTATAGTCCAGAATATTTCTCCCGTTTCTTCAGCGAACATGCCGGCATGGGACCCAAGCAATATCTCACCGGCATCCGTCTGCGGCATTGCACCGATGAGCTGCTGATGACCGATGACACGATAGAAACCATAGCCGCGAACAATGGCCTTTCAGCAAAATCCTTGGTACGAACAATCCAGAAACGATACCGTGTTTCCCCTACGCAATTCCGCCAGCAGAATCGAATGAAACCGTGA